The following are from one region of the Penaeus vannamei isolate JL-2024 chromosome 28, ASM4276789v1, whole genome shotgun sequence genome:
- the LOC113811967 gene encoding homologous-pairing protein 2 homolog translates to MSKKDADSMARIRQYLEHQNRPYSVNDIFMNLHKEIGKTAVQKCLDQLVADGSVKEKVYGKQKVYVFDQSQFPPLDETQLKEMDRKITDLNDTIKHREKLCGETEGRLRSLNSSLTTEEAEKKLQNLEEEVSRLKKKLSDLQENQVLISKEEKDKINSENEKMVKMWRKRRRMAMDILDAILEGYPKKKKDLFDDIGIETDEDVGVKLPKA, encoded by the exons ATGAGCAAGAAAGATGCAGATTCGATGGCACGGATCCGCCAGTACTTGGAGCACCAGAATAGGCCTTATAGTGTGAATGACATCTTCATGAACCTGCATAAGGAGATTGGGAAAACCGCGGTTCAGAAATGCCTTGACCAGCTCGTTGCC GATGGCAGCGTTAAGGAAAAGGTTTATGGCAAGCAAAAGGTGTATGTGTTTGACCAGTCACAGTTCCCCCCCCTTGACGAGACCCAGCTAAAGGAGATGGACAGAAAGATCACAGACCTTAATGACACCATCAAACATAGGGAAAAACTTTGTGGGGAGACAGAAGGCAGACTGCGTTCTCTGAATTCCAGTTTGACCactgaagaagcagaaaagaaattgcagaat TTGGAGGAAGAAGTGTCAAGACTAAAGAAAAAACTGTCAGACCTACAAGAAAACCAGGTACTGATCtcaaaggaggaaaaagataaaatcaaCTCAGAAAATGAGAAGATGGTGAAgatgtggagaaagagaagacgaatggCCATGGATATTCTCGATGCCATCCTCGAAGGAtatccaaagaagaagaaggatttaTTTGATGATATTGGCATTGAAACAGATGAAGATGTTGGTGTCAAACTACCAAAGGCTTAA